The proteins below are encoded in one region of Serinus canaria isolate serCan28SL12 unplaced genomic scaffold, serCan2020 HiC_scaffold_354, whole genome shotgun sequence:
- the LOC103824795 gene encoding LOW QUALITY PROTEIN: cathepsin S (The sequence of the model RefSeq protein was modified relative to this genomic sequence to represent the inferred CDS: deleted 2 bases in 1 codon), translating to MEPLAPAVLLALLVLALGHPDPALDRHWELWKKSYGKEYHPQEDLFRRLTWEKNLWLVTLHNLEHSLGLCSYTLGMNHLGDMTSEEVAASLTGLQLRPRPRRNSAFPARSRPLGDIPEALDWRDKGCVTEVKNQGACGSCWAFSAVGALEAQLKLKTGNLVSLSVQNLVDCSGMYGNKGCAGGFMTEAFQYIIDNDGIESEESYPYTAQNGTFTLHATPRAASCSRFVELPEGDEAALREAVATVGPVAVAIDATRPSFFLYRSGVFDDPQCSQEVNHAVLVVGYGSLENKEYWLVKNSWGVHFGDAGYVRMARNASNLCGIASYASYPLI from the exons ATGGAGCCGCTGGCTCCCGCCgtcctcctggccctgctggtgctggcccTGGGACACCCCGACCCCGCGCTGGACCGGCACTGGGAGCTCTGGAAAAAATCCTACGGGAAGGAATATCACCCCCAG gaggATTTGTTCCGTCGCCTGACGTGGGAGAAGAACCTGTGGCTGGTGACCCTCCACAACCTGGAGCactccctggggctctgctcctaCACGCTGGGGATGAACCACCTGGGGGACATG ACCAGCGAGGAGGTGGCGGCTTCTCTGACGGGGCTCCAGCtccgtccccgtccccgtcgGAATTCCGCCTTCCCGGCCCGATCCCGGCCTCTCGGTGACATCCCCGAGGCGCTGGACTGGCGGGACAAGGGCTGCGTGACCGAGGTGAAGAACCAG GGCGCCTGCGGATCCTGCTGGGCCTTCAGCGCCGTGGGAGCGCTGGAAGCGCAGCTGAAGCTGAAAACCGGGAATTTGGTGTCGCTGAGCGTCCAGAACCTGGTGGATTGCTCCGGGATGTACGGGAACAAGGGCTGTGCCGGCGGCTTCATGACGGAGGCGTTCCAGTACATCATCGACAACGACGGCATCGAGTCCGAGGAGTCCTATCCCTACACGGCTCAG AACGGGACCTTCACTCTACACGCCAcc ccccgcgccgcctcCTGCTCCCGCTTCGTGGAGCTGCCCGAGGGTGACGAGGCCGCGCTCAGGGAGGCCGTGGCCACCGTGGGCCCCGTGGCCGTGGCCATCGATGCCACCCGGCCCAGCTTCTTCCTCTACCGCTCCG GGGTGTTCGACGACCCCCAGTGCTCGCAGGAGGTGAACCACGCCGTGCTGGTGGTGGGATACGGCTCCCTGGAAAACAAGGAATATTGGCTGGTGAAGAACAG